One window from the genome of Magnolia sinica isolate HGM2019 chromosome 4, MsV1, whole genome shotgun sequence encodes:
- the LOC131243111 gene encoding nicotinate-nucleotide pyrophosphorylase [carboxylating], chloroplastic isoform X2, with amino-acid sequence MLLQTTVSSRNKRQATMLGSSTSLSPFQPFARASPFPSFQSPRRIISMSATGTLNPKIPVEAMSIKPPSHPTYDLKAVIALALAEDAGHRGDVTCMATIPDDVEVEAHFLAKENGVIAGIALAEMIFNEVDPSLKVEWSQNDGSYICKGMQFGRVYGCAHKIVVAERVVLNFMQRMSGIATLTKAMADAARPACILETRKTAPCLRLVDKWAVLIGGGQNHRMGLFDMVMIKDNHISIAGGVTNAIKSVDQYLEQKNLQMAVEIETRTLEEVKEVLDYTSQKKTSLTRIMLDNMVVPLPNGDVDVSMLKEAVELINGRYETEMIPHTIL; translated from the exons ATGCTACTACAGACTACAGTCAGCAGCAGAAACAAAAGGCAAGCGACGATGCTTGGGAGTTCAACCTCCCTCTCTCCATTTCAGCCCTTCGCTCGGGCTTCTCCGTTTCCGTCATTTCAATCTCCTCG GAGAATTATCTCAATGTCCGCAACAggcaccttaaaccctaaaatccCCGTTGAGGCCATGTCCATAAAGCCTCCTTCCCACCCCACCTACGATCTCAAGGCCGTCATTGCCCTCGCCCTTGCTGAAGATGCCGGCCATCGAG GGGATGTCACCTGTATGGCCACTATTCCAGATGACGTTGAAGTCGAAGCACATTTCCTAGCAAAGGAGAACGGTGTCATTGCTGGAATTGCTCTTGCGGAGATGATATTTAATGAGGTTGATCCATCTTTGAAG GTTGAGTGGTCTCAAAATGATGGAAGCTACATTTGCAAGGGCATGCAGTTTGGCAGAGTTTATG GATGTGCACACAAGATTGTCGTGGCAGAAAGGGTGGTGCTTAATTTTATGCAAAGAATGAGTGGAATAGCAACACTCACCAAG GCCATGGCAGATGCTGCCCGTCCAGCATGCATTTTAGAGACAAGGAAAACTGCTCCATGTTTACGTTTGGTGGATAAGTGGGCA GTACTGATTGGTGGAGGACAGAATCACAGGATGGGTTTATTCGATATGGTGATGATAAAAGATAATCATATTTCAATAGCCGGAGGTGTCACAAATGCAATAAAATCCGTTGACCAATATTTAGAGCAAAAGAATCTTCAGATGGCAGTTGAG ATTGAGACCAGGACACTGGAGGAAGTTAAGGAGGTATTAGATTATACTTCTCAAAAGAAGACTTCGTTGACACGGATAATGTTGGACAATATGGTTGTCCCACTGCCAAATGGGGATGTggatgtttctatgctgaaggaAGCTGTTGAATTGATAAATGGAAGATATGAGACAGAG